One Amaranthus tricolor cultivar Red isolate AtriRed21 chromosome 1, ASM2621246v1, whole genome shotgun sequence DNA window includes the following coding sequences:
- the LOC130818658 gene encoding ADP-ribosylation factor, whose translation MGQAFRKLFDTFFGNTEMRVVMLGLDAAGKTTILYKLHIGEVLSTVPTIGFNVEKVQYKNVMFTVWDVGGQEKLRPLWRHYFNNTDGLIYVVDSLDRERIGKAKQEFQAIINDPFMRNSVILVFANKQDMRGAMSPMEVCEGLGLLDLKNRKWHIQGTCALRGDGLYEGLDWLANTLKEVRAAGYSSVGPSSI comes from the exons ATGGGTCAAGCTTTTCGCAAGTTGTTTGATACTTTCTTTGGTAACACCGAAATGAGG GTTGTGATGCTTGGCCTGGATGCAGCTGGCAAAACAACCATATTGTATAAACTACATATTGGGGAAGTTCTATCAACTGTTCCAACAATTG GTTTCAATGTTGAAAAGGTCCAGTACAAGAATGTAATGTTTACAGTATGGGATGTTGGTGGTCAAGAAAAACTTAGACCACTTTGGAGGCATTATTTCAACAATACTGATGGACTG ATCTATGTTGTTGATTCCTTGGACAGGGAAAGAATTGGAAAAGCAAAGCAAGAGTTTCAG GCTATCATCAATGATCCATTCATGCGTAATAGTGTTATCTTGGTGTTTGCCAATAAGCAAGACATG AGAGGAGCCATGTCACCAATGGAAGTTTGTGAAGGACTGGGTCTCTTGGAtctcaaaaatagaaaatggcACATTCAAGGAACTTGTGCACTACGGGGAGATGGTCTCTATGAGGGTTTGGACTGGTTAGCTAACACTCTTAAGGAAGTACGAGCTGCAGGATACTCGTCTGTGGGACCGTCATCGATCTGA